GGTGACGCAATCCCGGCAAGGTTGGGGAGCCTGGCCGGTGTGTAGCGGGAGGATTGGGGCGCGCTGACTATTCGACTGCTCGGGCGGACCGAGATACGACGCTTGGCGAAAGAGATCGACTTTCGCCCACGAAAGGCATTCGGACAGAACTTCGTCCACGATGCCAACACGGTGCGGCGCATCGTGTCGGCCTCTGGGGTCCATCGGCACGACCATGTCCTCGAGGTCGGGCCGGGACTCGGTTCTCTGACTCTGGCGCTGCTGGATCGGGGAGCCCGCGTCACCGCGGTGGAGATCGATCCGCTGCTGGCGCGTCAGCTGCCGACGACGATCGCCGACCATTCGCACAGTGAGATCAACCGGCTCACGGTGCTCAACCGGGACATCCTGACGCTGATGCCGGGTGACCTCGCCGAACAGCCGACGGCCCTCGTCGCGAACCTGCCGTACAACGTGGCGGTGCCCGCGCTGCTGCACCTGCTGGCAGAGTTCCCGTCGATCCGGACGGTGATGGTCATGGTGCAGGCCGAGGTGGCCGAGCGCCTCGCCGCCGAACCGGGCGGCAAGGACTACGGCGTGCCGAGCGCCAAGGTGCGGTTCTACGGCAACGTGCGCAGGCACGGCATGGTGTCGCCGACGGTGTTCTGGCCGATCCCTCGGGTGTACTCGGGGCTGGTCCGGATCGACCGGTACGAGACGGCGCCCTGGCCGATGGACGAGGCCTTCCGCGACGAGGTGTTCAATCTGATCGACATCGGCTTCGCACAGCGCCGCAAGACCTCGCGCAACGCATTCGCCGAGTGGGCGGGCGGAGGCAACGAGTCCGCCGAGCGCCTGCTGGCCGCCAGCATCGACCCGGCACGTCGCGGTGAGACGTTGAGCATCAACGACTTCGTCCGGCTGCTGCAGCGGACGAAGGAAGCGCTGGGCGAGGACTACAACAAGCCGGCCGCCAACCCCACCGTGTCGACGTCTTCGGTGGCCACGGAGTCGATGACAACGCCTTCGGTGTCCGCCGAGGCCTGAGCCTCACGCCGAGACCGGCGAAATGGTGCCCGACGATGTCGTCGGCGGCCATTTCGCCGGTTTCGTGTTTTGCGGTGCCGGTTATTTGTCGAACGCTTCCGCGAGATCACGCACGAACTGCGCGCACGATTCGTAACGCCGCTCTGGGTCTTTTGCCAATGCCTTGGCGAAAATCGAATCGACGGCGTGCGGAATCCAATCGGCCCGATCGGATATGCGCGGCGGCGGGCTGTTCAACTGCTGGTCGACCATCTTCACGGGCGTGGTCGCGGTGAACGGCGGCAACCCGGTGAGAACCTCCACCGCCGTGCACGCCAGCCCGTACTGATCGGTGGCAGCCGACAGCGCGCGCCCGGAGACCAGCTCGGGCGCCGAGTAGGGGAGCGACGCCTGCACCTGGGGCCGCGGCGCCTTCGTGTGATGCGTGATGCGCCGGGCCGGGTCGAGGGTGAGGCGCCCGGTGGCATCGGCGGCAAGGCGCGCCGCGACGTCCTCTGCGAGCGAGTGCGCAACCCCGAAGTCGATCAGCACGGCCCGCGAAAACGGTTTGTCGACAAGGAGGTTGGCGGGTTTGACGTCGCTGTGCACGATGCCGAGCCGGTGGGTGT
This genomic window from Mycolicibacterium goodii contains:
- the rsmA gene encoding 16S rRNA (adenine(1518)-N(6)/adenine(1519)-N(6))-dimethyltransferase RsmA; protein product: MTIRLLGRTEIRRLAKEIDFRPRKAFGQNFVHDANTVRRIVSASGVHRHDHVLEVGPGLGSLTLALLDRGARVTAVEIDPLLARQLPTTIADHSHSEINRLTVLNRDILTLMPGDLAEQPTALVANLPYNVAVPALLHLLAEFPSIRTVMVMVQAEVAERLAAEPGGKDYGVPSAKVRFYGNVRRHGMVSPTVFWPIPRVYSGLVRIDRYETAPWPMDEAFRDEVFNLIDIGFAQRRKTSRNAFAEWAGGGNESAERLLAASIDPARRGETLSINDFVRLLQRTKEALGEDYNKPAANPTVSTSSVATESMTTPSVSAEA
- a CDS encoding serine/threonine-protein kinase encodes the protein MRVVSPGERIAGFAVEDVAGRGGWAVVYRARDANGRRPVALKVLNDSHREPAHLERLRREFDFACRAAHPNVVAMYSAGRGWLAMEFIDGRPVTCLAARTDQLAALAQIADALDHTHRLGIVHSDVKPANLLVDKPFSRAVLIDFGVAHSLAEDVAARLAADATGRLTLDPARRITHHTKAPRPQVQASLPYSAPELVSGRALSAATDQYGLACTAVEVLTGLPPFTATTPVKMVDQQLNSPPPRISDRADWIPHAVDSIFAKALAKDPERRYESCAQFVRDLAEAFDK